AACGGGCGCAACCCGATCGGCATCGTCGTGCCGTGCCACCGGGTGATAGGCGCCAGCGGTGACCTGACCGGCTACGGCGGCGGGCTGGACCGCAAACGCTATCTGCTCGACCACGAGCGGCAGGTCGTCGCGGCGCTGGCGAGCTAGGAGCGGCTGCCCGAGGCAGTTGACCAGGTCACCCGGGAGGCCGCCGAGGAACACCTGCTGGGCGCGGCCCGCGACTGGGACCCGAACGCGGTCAGCAAACGCGCCACCCACCTGGAAGCGGTGCTTGACCCCGACGGTCTCCTCGTCACCGAGGCCGAGCAGCGCCAGCAGCGCGAGGTGTCGCTGTCGCGGGATCTGCATGGCAGGTACCGCCTTTACGGCCGCCTGGATGCCGAAGCCGCCAACACCCTGAAGCTTGCGTTGGACCCGCTCGCCAGACCCGACCCCCCACCCGGCGAACGTGACCCCCGCACGGCCGGGCAGCGCCGCGCCGATGCGCTGGTCGTGATCGCGTCCTGGAGCCTGCGGCACAAGAAGATGCCGAGTCCTGGTGGGCAGCGGCCGCACGTGCTGGTCACCAGCACGCTGGCGGAGCTGCGCGCCAAGGCCGGCACCGCCACCTTGAACAACGGCGAACTGGTCTCCGTCGAGACCGCGCTGAAGAACGCCTGTGACGCCGACGTGTCGCTGGCGGTGTTCGACCACCGCGGCGCGCTGCTGCACTACGGCCGGGACAAGCGCACCGCCGCACCGGACCTACGCCGCGCCCTGCTGGCCCGGGAC
This Streptosporangiales bacterium DNA region includes the following protein-coding sequences:
- a CDS encoding DUF222 domain-containing protein, with amino-acid sequence MPEAVDQVTREAAEEHLLGAARDWDPNAVSKRATHLEAVLDPDGLLVTEAEQRQQREVSLSRDLHGRYRLYGRLDAEAANTLKLALDPLARPDPPPGERDPRTAGQRRADALVVIASWSLRHKKMPSPGGQRPHVLVTSTLAELRAKAGTATLNNGELVSVETALKNACDADVSLAVFDHRGALLHYGRDKRTAAPDLRRALLARDRGCVHPGCDVPPVYLHAHHLDHWVHGGETSIETMGMWCGRHHKLQHGGGWHAVMIDGRPHVIPPRWLDTDQKPRRNHIHDPP
- a CDS encoding methylated-DNA--[protein]-cysteine S-methyltransferase is translated as NGRNPIGIVVPCHRVIGASGDLTGYGGGLDRKRYLLDHERQVVAALAS